The Cucurbita pepo subsp. pepo cultivar mu-cu-16 chromosome LG15, ASM280686v2, whole genome shotgun sequence genome contains the following window.
cctcgtgtccacccccttcggggctcagccttctcgctgacagatcgctcggtgtctggttctaataccatttgtaacagcccaggcTCACCGCTAGCtagatatttttctctttgggctttcccttttgggttttctctcaaggtttttaaaacgcgtctactagggagaggtttccacacccttataaagggtgtttcgttctcctccccaaccgatgtgggatctcacactttgATTTCTTGGTTGATAACATATTCTATATGGGGTTTTGACATTTAAATTGATCCTATGAAATCACGTTTTTCAGGCATCTTGATGGGGCTGGGTAAATGGATGCCTGATGAACTTCCCAAGATCATCTCTTAATATGTTCATGATTGGTTATGTAACTTGGCTTGGAAATTGCATATCTTCATGATTTACAATGTTTAGTTTCTCTTATGAAATGAttgatttgaaatataaaacaatttaGTAAGTTTCTGGGAAACTGATGAGTATATCTTAGAACTCTCCACCATGCTGTTTGAAACATCTTGGTGATCTTTGatttcaattgatttcaaagCGTGTAAAGAGATTTGGACAATGAATTGTTGAATATGGACTTAGTCTCCTCTGGGTTTCTCAGTTGTTTCACTTGTTTATTACTATGCAGATTTATAGTGCAGTTAAACAGAAGAATTCTTTCATGGCCTACTCTCATACTGTTCATCAACATTGTGGCTCTTCCTTCAACTTACATTATCCACACTCGAAAGTCGCCGTTCCATCATGCACCATAAATTGCTGGAGGAATGGTTATTCTTTAGTCCACAGCAGTACTGCTACGGTAACGTTCAAAGTAGTTGGACCGAATGGATACAGTTGGTTTAATCATAGGCCTAAATGGAGGGAAAGATTAAGAACGCGTGCAGCGCTTGATGTTGCAGCTGCTGTAGATGTCATCAATGATTTAGGATTGGATACATTGACATTCCTAGCTGTGACTGTCGTAGTTGTTCCTCTATTTAGGAGAATTAAGGCTAGCCCTGTAAGAGTGatattctctttcttcttctccgcTTACTTTTCGTATTTTATTCAGATCTTTTGAAAGCGAGTTATCTTTATTGAACGTGTGAATATAACGATTAATCATCAAGAAATCGAGCTGTAAATACGACGTTCATTTCAAAATGAGCTGTGTATTATCATGTTTAAGCTTGGTGGAGTTACATTATACtacataaataatatgaattaatgtgcatttttcttcatgtttGATTCAAAATCTAACCATATGTTGGCTGTTTTCAGATACTCGGTTTCTTCTTCGCTGGGATTGTACTTAATCAACTTGGCGTGATTAGAAATATTGTAGATGTTAAAGTTTTGTCCGAATGGGGAATACTTTTCCTGGTAAGCCACGTCATCTCTTGCTTCAGTTACGAAGTTTGTCGGTACCATGCTACGTTGTCATCTTATCATTGAATGACAATGAACATACATTAAGATTAagtgaatgaaataaattctTGAATGTGGAAGAAAGGTGATGTGAAGTATTAGAGGTTCGACCGTCCTAATCTGGCTTCATATTACGTTGCTTCTTACCTTCCCAAATTATGGTTATAATTTTGTGACGTATTCTCGCACGGGCATGCATGGCTTATGAGTGTGTTTGTTTAATTATACATTGTGCTAACATTATTCCTTTTTAGCTGTTTGAGATGGGTTTGGAGCTTTCATTTGCACGTCTAAAGGCTCTTGCGCGGTTTGCTTTTGGCATGGGTTTGACACAGGTATAGTTCTAAAAAAAACCGATGCTTGATTCAAATATATCGATTGTCGCTTTTAGTATCAAGTCTTTTAACTTATTAACTCGCGCACTCCTACCTTTTCGTTTGAAGGTCATATTATCTACTATCGCTTTCACTGCATTTGAACTTCCTCCTAATGGGGCTATTGGTACAAAAATTTTGGTGTTCCTTTTTCACGCCAGACCCGACTTGGTAAGCACTCTGTTTCGGTCGATATCCTTAATATGCATTACATTGATGGAAATTCTGAATCCCAATTTATTTTGGCTGTCTGACTTCATGAGTTGAGATTGGAGGGAATATCAGTGAATAAAAGATCTTTCtgacaaaaatattttttcttttttctcattatATTTTGTGTAAaatctcttaaaattttttcatttccttttctagAGTCGTCTCCACGTGTATAAACATTTGTAGTTTTGCTGCTCAATTTTGTAAGAACTtctataacagcccaaacctaccgctagcagatactgtcctctttgggctctcctttctgggcttccctcaaggttttaaaatgcatatgttagggagagattttcacacccttattaggaaagcttcgtttccctcttcaaccaaggtgggatctcacaagggacccagcgtcctcgctggcacaccacccggtgtttgactctgataccatttgtaacagaccaaacccactgctagcatatattgtcctctttaggctttcccttctgggtttcttctcaaagttttaaaacgcgtctgttaggaagagatttccgcgaatgctttgttcctctctccaaccgacgtgggatcttacaactttcaaacaataaaatctGCCCTTTTGTGTTATGACTGCAGTCTTGGCTTGGAAGTCTTGTCTTCATTTCTACCTTGTATGTTATGATGACAATGTTGCATTTACTCACCAACTTGAGATATGATTATCTGAATTGTAGGTTAACATCAGAAGCATTGATGAAGCTGTTGTGATTGGTGCAGCTCTTTCTCTATCTTCTTCAGCTTTTGTTTTACAGGTACATTAATCAAGTACTCTCATGATCAAACTTGTACATCTGTCTAATTTTCTGTACACCATTTCAGACATGATTTTGAAGGAATAAAttatgtacttttttttttaatattgagaACAATAGAACATACGTACAGTCTGGTCGTGTCTCGGTGTTAATTCTACCGAGCCTGTAATGAAGCAAAAgtccttttgttttattaggGTCTCCATTTTGTGTAATTTCATGAAAAGATGCAGGACAAGACTACCAAATGGAGTGGCAAGTATAAACTCCTGAAGATTGCAAACCTAAATCCTTCTGTATTTGATTTTCGGATCAGAGAGCCCTGTGAATAaaatatcccacatcggttagggaggagaatgaaacattgtttataagggtgtagaaacctttccctagtagacctgttttaaaaaccttgaggggaagctcgaagggaaagcccaaataggacaatatatgctagcagtgagcttgggctgttacaaatggaatcagagcgagacaccgggcgatgtgccagcaaggaggttgagcccgaaagggggtggatacaaggcggtgtaccagcaaggacgtaggaccccaagggaggtggattgtgagatcccacatcggttggggaggagaacgaaacattctttataagggtgtggaaacctctccctagcatatgcgttttaaaaaccttgaggggaagcccgaaagggaaagtccaaagaggacaatttctgggcttgagctgttacattaaGAGACAGAACAGGAACATTTGTAGCATTGGCACGGGGAAATAGGGCAAAAAGAAGACGTAAACCAATCCAATGTTCATAGGAATAAGCTTATTGTCTAGAGATAATATCTTATAACGCCGTAGTTATCGTTAATCATgtataaattgatttaatatcTCATCATCCAAATCCTCTTTCACTTCAATCCAACGACAAGATTCTAGATCTTATTATtactaatttcattaaatttagtCAGAAGAACAATGTTTATAGTTTATTGCATTTTACAATGTTAGAATATGCTAATGGCAAACCTTTAGGATAGTTGACCTTACCTATCATTGATAGCTTCTTGCAGAGAAAGGAGAGCTCGCGACAAGATTTGGCTCGGCAACTCTAGGGATACTTCTTCTTCAGGTTTTGTCCCCTTCAAATTTATTCTCAGGACTTGATTCAAATTCGTTCTCTTTTCGTATATTATATACTTTCTTCAAAGTTCTATCAGAATTATGACTGTAACTTTTCTTCAATGCTTACTGTTTGATGCAGGATATTGCTGTTGTCCCTCTCCTGGTCATACTTCCCGTCCTCGAGAGCCAGGTACATGAAAGCTTAACATCGTTTAGAGATACATCTATAATTAAAGCGATTTTCCGGGAATTATATGTTCTTTCTGCTGCTCATCTAAAATGTTCCCTGTGATTGCTTTTGTACACTTTACTCTTTCCCCCCCATCATGTTTATCAAATGGTTTGACTTTGTGTATTACGTCTCCGTCCTAGAATTTGGGCACGGAAAGTATCTGGCCGATGCTTGCACAAGAAAGTTTGAAGGCTTTAGGTGGCCTGGGTCTGCTGTCCCTTGGAGGAAAGTTGATTCTTAGGCGAGTTTTTGAGGTTTGCATCGTGCTTATTTTGGCAGTACTAGTAAGGGTCGCTCCGAGTTTGTTATAGGATCTTAACCAAGAGCGTTCGACATTCAGGTTGTCGCGGAAGCAAGAAGCTCAGAGGCTTTTGTGGCCCTTTGCCTACTGACTGTTGCTGGCACTTCGCTAATCACTCAGAAATTGGGCTTTAGTGATACGGTTTGTCTCATTTTTCATGCTTGGGAACAGCTGATGTGAATagctttttcatatttataaactctTAATTAGACTTGATGTACAGTACAGCTGGGAGCATTTTTGGCTGGGGCAATATTAGCAGAAACAAACTTCCGGACACAGATTGAAGCAGATATTCGGCCATTCCGGGGCTTGCTCCTTGGGTTATTCTTCGTTACCACAGGGACCTCGATCGATATCCAGGTGCAACATCTTCTGTTTGCCATGTATGGGTTTAAGATTACTTTATTGGTTCATGTAGTTATGCATGTTATGACGACTTGACGACTTCAAGCCTGCTTCAATCATAACATCAATAGGTCCCCGTTCCGACATCCTGTATAAGACGTACTATGACGACTTCAGGATTCCTCTGCATCTTGTTTAATGAGCGATTTCATTTCTATGCAGCTCCTGTTCCGAGAATGGCCAAATGTTCTTGCACTTTTGGCAGGTTTAATAGCAATCAAGACCCTTATAATAACAGCAATAGGTCCCCGTGTCGGCCTCAGTACTCAAGAAAGCGTAAGAATAGGCTTTCTTCTATCTCAAGGAGGCGAGTTCGGATTTGTAGTGTTTTCTCTGGCAAACAGGCAAGTCTTAACCTAGATGGTGCCTGTTTATTCTCCACCATGAATCCTTGCTTCATGTTTGCTTATCGTTTACTCTTCATGGTAGCAGGCTTGGAGTGCTACCACTCGAGTTAAACAAGCTGCTCATCATTATTGTTGTGTTGTCAATGGCTTTAACTCCCTTGCTTAATGAAGCTGGACGAAAAGCATCTGAATTCATCAGTGAAAACTACAAGACAGAGGATGTATGTTCTAAATTAAGTTTG
Protein-coding sequences here:
- the LOC111776515 gene encoding K(+) efflux antiporter 3, chloroplastic-like isoform X1, whose amino-acid sequence is MQIYSAVKQKNSFMAYSHTVHQHCGSSFNLHYPHSKVAVPSCTINCWRNGYSLVHSSTATVTFKVVGPNGYSWFNHRPKWRERLRTRAALDVAAAVDVINDLGLDTLTFLAVTVVVVPLFRRIKASPILGFFFAGIVLNQLGVIRNIVDVKVLSEWGILFLLFEMGLELSFARLKALARFAFGMGLTQVILSTIAFTAFELPPNGAIGTKILVFLFHARPDLVNIRSIDEAVVIGAALSLSSSAFVLQLLAEKGELATRFGSATLGILLLQDIAVVPLLVILPVLESQNLGTESIWPMLAQESLKALGGLGLLSLGGKLILRRVFEVVAEARSSEAFVALCLLTVAGTSLITQKLGFSDTLGAFLAGAILAETNFRTQIEADIRPFRGLLLGLFFVTTGTSIDIQLLFREWPNVLALLAGLIAIKTLIITAIGPRVGLSTQESVRIGFLLSQGGEFGFVVFSLANRLGVLPLELNKLLIIIVVLSMALTPLLNEAGRKASEFISENYKTEDKAADTVNFDATEPIVIVGFGQMGQVLANFLSTPLVSGADRNTPGWPYVAFDIDLSVVKTSRKLGFPVLYGDGSRPAVLQSAGISSPKAVMVMFTEKKATIEAVQKLRLAFPAIPIYARAKDVVHLLDLKNAGATDAILEDAETSLQLGSKLLKGLGVMSDQVSFLSRMVLNSMEIQAQDALDKSNEQELEIMKPLQIRVKDSIESPENELSRLNREDNTRILNGKEVDQMKQDEDLDGKGVLYCELDTDNNRFDDR
- the LOC111776515 gene encoding K(+) efflux antiporter 3, chloroplastic-like isoform X2; this translates as MAYSHTVHQHCGSSFNLHYPHSKVAVPSCTINCWRNGYSLVHSSTATVTFKVVGPNGYSWFNHRPKWRERLRTRAALDVAAAVDVINDLGLDTLTFLAVTVVVVPLFRRIKASPILGFFFAGIVLNQLGVIRNIVDVKVLSEWGILFLLFEMGLELSFARLKALARFAFGMGLTQVILSTIAFTAFELPPNGAIGTKILVFLFHARPDLVNIRSIDEAVVIGAALSLSSSAFVLQLLAEKGELATRFGSATLGILLLQDIAVVPLLVILPVLESQNLGTESIWPMLAQESLKALGGLGLLSLGGKLILRRVFEVVAEARSSEAFVALCLLTVAGTSLITQKLGFSDTLGAFLAGAILAETNFRTQIEADIRPFRGLLLGLFFVTTGTSIDIQLLFREWPNVLALLAGLIAIKTLIITAIGPRVGLSTQESVRIGFLLSQGGEFGFVVFSLANRLGVLPLELNKLLIIIVVLSMALTPLLNEAGRKASEFISENYKTEDKAADTVNFDATEPIVIVGFGQMGQVLANFLSTPLVSGADRNTPGWPYVAFDIDLSVVKTSRKLGFPVLYGDGSRPAVLQSAGISSPKAVMVMFTEKKATIEAVQKLRLAFPAIPIYARAKDVVHLLDLKNAGATDAILEDAETSLQLGSKLLKGLGVMSDQVSFLSRMVLNSMEIQAQDALDKSNEQELEIMKPLQIRVKDSIESPENELSRLNREDNTRILNGKEVDQMKQDEDLDGKGVLYCELDTDNNRFDDR